One region of Ictalurus punctatus breed USDA103 chromosome 6, Coco_2.0, whole genome shotgun sequence genomic DNA includes:
- the evx2 gene encoding homeobox even-skipped homolog protein 2 encodes MMERIRKEMILMERGLHSPVSGKRLSNLSESNGNAVLEALENSQHAGRLSPRITSASLHASLGDVPSKGKFEIDSLFGNHHASDNSSSAEISSSETRKKSNLYPEVSTDSEMNSDVEVGCPSHRSPNSVSQHKENNNKGFSDSNSGTSSSGSSSISNHNGNSIGSSTNSNTDQVRRYRTAFTREQIGRLEKEFYRENYVSRPRRCELAAALNLPETTIKVWFQNRRMKDKRQRLAMSWPHPADPSFYTYMMTHAAATGSLPYPFHSHMPLHYYPHVGVTAAAAAAAASGAASSPFATSIRPLDTFRALSHPYSRPELLCSFRHPGLYQSPAGLNSSAAAAAAAAAAAVSAPSASACSCLSCHSGGALSSRSAGSDFTCTASAPRSESGFLPYSAAVLSKTAVPSPDQREESALNR; translated from the exons ATGATGGAGAGGATAAGAAAAGAGATGATTCTGATGGAAAGGGGGCTTCACAGTCCTGTGTCAGGCAAGAGGCTCTCGAACCTGTCCGAGTCGAACGGAAACGCGGTACTCGAGGCCCTCGAAAATTCTCAGCACGCGGGGCGACTGAGCCCGAGAATCACTTCCGCTTCGCTACACGCTAGCCTGGGCGACGTACCCAGCAAAGGCAAATTCGAAATAGACAGCTTATTCGGAAACCACCACGCTAGTGACAACAGTTCATCTGCGGAAATCTCGTCCTCGGAAACCAGGAAGAAATCAAATCTGTATCCTGAAGTTTCTACCGACTCCGAAATGAATAGCGATGTGGAAGTGGGCTGCCCATCTCATCGCTCCCCAAACAGTGTCAGCCAACACaaggaaaacaataataaag GTTTCTCAGACAGTAATTCGGGGACTTCGAGCTCAGGTTCTTCGTCTATCTCCAATCATAACGGAAACTCCATCGGCAGCTCGACCAACTCAAACACGGACCAGGTGCGGCGATACCGGACTGCTTTTACTAGGGAACAAATTGGGAGACTGGAAAAGGAATTTTACAGGGAAAACTACGTTTCAAGACCCAGGAGATGTGAACTAGCTGCAGCGTTAAACCTACCTGAAACAACTATAAAG gtgtggttCCAGAATCGGCGAATGAAGGACAAGAGGCAGCGCCTGGCCATGTCCTGGCCACATCCAGCCGATCCCAGTTTCTACACTTACATGATGACGCACGCAGCCGCCACCGGAAGTCTGCCGTACCCATTCCATTCTCACATGCCCCTGCACTACTACCCGCACGTGGGCGTCACGGCCGCAGCCGCGGCGGCTGCGGCCTCGGGGGCCGCATCATCACCATTCGCCACCTCCATCCGGCCCCTTGACACCTTTCGAGCGCTCTCCCATCCGTATTCGCGTCCGGAGTTGCTCTGCAGCTTTCGGCATCCCGGACTGTACCAGTCGCCGGCGGGCCTCAACAGTTCGGCTGCGGCAGCAGctgcggcggcggcggcggcggtgAGCGCACCGTCGGCTAGTGCGTGCTCGTGCCTCAGCTGCCACAGCGGCGGCGCGCTCAGTTCTCGCAGCGCGGGCTCGGACTTCACATGCACGGCGAGTGCGCCCAGGTCCGAAAGCGGATTTCTACCCTATTCGGCTGCCGTATTGAGTAAAACCGCCGTGCCCTCGCCAGACCAGAGAGAGGAAAGTGCCCTCAATAGATAA
- the hoxd13a gene encoding homeobox protein Hox-D13a, with amino-acid sequence MFCPTLLDRTGLTQEDGFNYCQINCAGCHINMEQQELGGEKASRSFYTSAFGGHSSRSSSYFLSDTLNSLSPEPLSSYVSFPNAASCTNSQVAFGCHFANSFYSCKAPPSAVFQQRVMNHHSVNGKVYGHLADKQDVMDFSRAAIHCSEGPTRVRDVGVYQGYAGPYRIPGYIDVPVVQRARTRDHKHESHFVMEDCEPWNWSSSWNNQIYCPKEQTASPHIWKSSLAEDTAPDTGPFLRRGRKKRVPYTKLQLKELEHEYTITKFITKERRRRIASSTNLSERQVTIWFQNRRVKDKKIISKISKDFESF; translated from the exons atgttttgccCTACTTTACTTGACCGGACTGGATTAACACAGGAGGATGGTTTTAATTACTGTCAGATTAATTGTGCTGGTTGTCATATAAATATGGAGCAGCAGGAGCTAGGCGGGGAGAAAGCCAGTAGAAGTTTTTACACATCTGCGTTTGGAGGGCACTCGAGTCGCTCTTCGTCTTATTTCCTGTCGGATACACTGAACTCTCTGAGCCCCGAGCCTCTATCGTCTTATGTATCTTTTCCCAACGCAGCGTCTTGTACCAACTCGCAGGTTGCTTTTGGGTGTCACTTCGCCAACAGTTTCTACAGTTGCAAAGCTCCTCCAAGCGCTGTGTTTCAGCAACGAGTCATGAACCACCACAGTGTTAATGGGAAAGTATATGGACACTTGGCTGATAAACAAGATGTGATGGATTTCAGTAGAGCCGCAATACACTGCAGTGAAGGTCCGACCCGGGTTCGGGACGTTGGTGTGTATCAGGGCTATGCAGGACCCTATAGGATCCCTGGATATATTGATGTCCCTGTAGTTCAGCGCGCCAGGACCAGAGATCACAAACATGAAAGTCATTTCGTAATGGAGGACTGCGAGCCCTGGAACTGGTCGAGCAGTTGGAACAACCAAATTTATTGTCCGAAAGAGCAAACGGCCAGCCCGCATATCTGGAAATCGTCACTAGCAG AAGACACAGCGCCTGATACCGGCCCTTTTCTTCGGCGCGGGAGGAAGAAACGGGTTCCCTATACGAAACTGCAGCTGAAGGAACTCGAGCATGAATACACCATTACAAAGTTTATTACCAAAGAGAGGCGACGACGGATAGCCTCCTCGACTAACCTGTCAGAGAGACAAGTCACTATATGGTTTCAGAATCGCCGTGTCAAAGACAAGAAAattatttcaaaaatatctAAAGACTTTGAATCTTTTTAA
- the hoxd12a gene encoding homeobox protein Hox-D12a (The RefSeq protein has 2 substitutions compared to this genomic sequence) encodes MCEHNFLSSGYVSPMLNYPTADSLTFSNWPNGAHPSGLAQLYSRREVCSLPWTSPSSCTNPPQSLAFSGYSQPFITNSVAVTGHSKGGSCKYHVQDANHKSELPDKHTTAFTGEHGITATASFSKCDFSDLDKRLQNTVAQAGVNSNNHAIIDGTVQLAQSTVPVQPTSSSQNTSADGFPWCPVQVRVRKKRKPYTKPQLTELENEFVINEFINRQKRKELSDRLDLSDQQVKIWFQNRRMKKKRLLMREHVLSVH; translated from the exons ATGTGTGAGCACAATTTTCTTAGTTCTGGCTATGTTAGTCCTATGTTGAATTATCCAACTGCGGATTCGTTGACTTTCTCCAACTGGCCCAATGGCGCCCATCCGTCCGGACTCGCGCAGCTCTACAGCAGGAGAGAGGTGTGTTCACTCCCGTGGACTTCCCCAAGTTCGTGCACAAATCCGCCACAGAGCCTCGCCTTTAGTGGCTATTCTCAACCGTTTATTACTAACTCAGTGGCTGTGACTGGCCATAGCAAAGGAGGCTCCTGTAAATACCACGTCCAAGATGCAAACCACAAATCAGAGTTACCGGACAAACACACGACAGCGTTTACCGGTGAGCATGGGATAACAGCAACTGCCAGCTTTAGCAAATGTGACTTTTCAGACTTGGACAAACGGTTGCAAAACACGGTGGCACAGGCTGGGGTGAATTCCAACAACCATGCGATAATCGATGGCACTGTACAGCTTGCACAGTCCACTGTCCCAGTACAGCCCACATCGAGTTCTCAGAACACCAGTGCAGACG ggtTCCCTTGGTGTCCTGTACAAGTGAGAGTCAGAAAGAAGAGGAAACCTTACACAAAGCCACAGCTGGCTGAACTTGAGAATGAATTTGTGATCAACGAATTCATAAACCGACAGAAACGGAAAGAGCTGTCAGATAGACTGGACTTGAGTGATCAACAAGTAAAAATCTGGTTTCAAAACCGGAGAATGAAAAAGAAGCGTTTATTAATGCGCGAGCATGTTTTCTCAGTGCACTGA
- the hoxd12a gene encoding homeobox protein Hox-D12a isoform X1, giving the protein MCEHNFLSSGYVSPMLNYPTADSLTFSNWPNGAHPSGLAQLYSRREVCSLPWTSPSSCTNPPQSLAFSGYSQPFITNSVAVTGHSKGGSCKYHVQDANHKSELPDKHTTAFTGEHGITATASFSKCDFSDLDKRLQNTVAQAGVNSNNHAIIDGTVQLAQSTVPVQPTSSSQNTSADGFPWCPVQVRVRKKRKPYTKPQLAELENEFVINEFINRQKRKELSDRLDLSDQQVKIWFQNRRMKKKRLLMREHVFSVH; this is encoded by the exons ATGTGTGAGCACAATTTTCTTAGTTCTGGCTATGTTAGTCCTATGTTGAATTATCCAACTGCGGATTCGTTGACTTTCTCCAACTGGCCCAATGGCGCCCATCCGTCCGGACTCGCGCAGCTCTACAGCAGGAGAGAGGTGTGTTCACTCCCGTGGACTTCCCCAAGTTCGTGCACAAATCCGCCACAGAGCCTCGCCTTTAGTGGCTATTCTCAACCGTTTATTACTAACTCAGTGGCTGTGACTGGCCATAGCAAAGGAGGCTCCTGTAAATACCACGTCCAAGATGCAAACCACAAATCAGAGTTACCGGACAAACACACGACAGCGTTTACCGGTGAGCATGGGATAACAGCAACTGCCAGCTTTAGCAAATGTGACTTTTCAGACTTGGACAAACGGTTGCAAAACACGGTGGCACAGGCTGGGGTGAATTCCAACAACCATGCGATAATCGATGGCACTGTACAGCTTGCACAGTCCACTGTCCCAGTACAGCCCACATCGAGTTCTCAGAACACCAGTGCAGACG ggtTCCCTTGGTGTCCTGTACAAGTGAGAGTCAGAAAGAAGAGGAAACCTTACACAAAGCCACAGCTGGCTGAACTTGAGAATGAATTTGTGATCAACGAATTCATAAACCGACAGAAACGGAAAGAGCTGTCAGATAGACTGGACTTGAGTGATCAACAAGTAAAAATCTGGTTTCAAAACCGGAGAATGAAAAAGAAGCGTTTATTAATGCGCGAGCATGTTTTCTCAGTGCACTGA